The following proteins are co-located in the Alcaligenes faecalis genome:
- a CDS encoding CopD family copper resistance protein codes for MTAYPVILLFHLFAALFFIGTVFFEVLMLEGIRKHVPREAMRTLEIAIGDRARRIMPWVLLVLYSAGIGLAWHHRAALAHPFDNTLGLFLTIKILLALSVFGHFLTAMTLRRTGRMKSIHFKRIHLSVFCHMVGIVILAKTMFYLHW; via the coding sequence ATGACCGCCTATCCCGTGATCCTGCTGTTTCATCTGTTTGCCGCCCTTTTTTTTATCGGCACGGTGTTTTTTGAAGTCCTGATGCTGGAAGGGATACGCAAGCACGTTCCGCGAGAGGCCATGCGCACCTTGGAGATTGCCATTGGTGACCGTGCCCGCCGCATCATGCCCTGGGTTTTGCTGGTTCTGTACAGTGCGGGGATAGGTTTGGCCTGGCATCACCGTGCGGCGCTTGCCCACCCTTTCGATAACACTTTGGGCCTGTTTCTGACGATCAAGATTCTGTTGGCACTCAGCGTTTTTGGCCATTTTCTGACGGCTATGACTTTGCGGCGCACCGGACGCATGAAGTCCATCCATTTCAAGCGCATTCACCTAAGCGTGTTCTGTCACATGGTCGGGATCGTGATCCTGGCCAAGACCATGTTTTATCTGCACTGGTAA
- a CDS encoding ABC transporter ATP-binding protein, protein MLELSHVQVLFGQKPVLQDLSFTLKAGQRLGVLGPSGEGKSTLLRLVAGLIKPDRGQIWNKFRHPVLVFQQPRLLPWRSVLDNVQIPLRAQGLSATQAKERAMYWLGQVELADVAQFWPGELSGGMAQRVALARAFALQPDLLLLDEPFSALDPALRNSLAQVCLRCLEETGAALLYVSHQPRELMQVADSCLLLQKGQGQLFQPVAPADTAARERLADSLYAQLLSQEALTP, encoded by the coding sequence ATGCTTGAGTTAAGCCATGTCCAGGTGCTGTTCGGACAAAAGCCGGTTTTGCAGGATTTAAGTTTCACCTTGAAGGCTGGGCAGCGTCTGGGCGTTCTGGGGCCTAGCGGTGAAGGCAAAAGCACCTTGCTGCGTTTGGTGGCCGGGCTCATCAAGCCCGATCGCGGCCAGATCTGGAACAAGTTTCGTCATCCCGTGCTGGTGTTTCAGCAGCCTCGCTTGCTCCCCTGGCGCAGCGTGCTGGACAACGTGCAGATTCCGCTGCGCGCGCAAGGTCTGTCCGCTACGCAAGCCAAAGAACGTGCCATGTACTGGCTGGGGCAGGTAGAGCTGGCCGATGTTGCCCAGTTCTGGCCCGGTGAGTTGTCCGGTGGCATGGCGCAGCGGGTGGCACTGGCCCGCGCCTTTGCCTTGCAGCCGGACCTGCTGCTGCTGGACGAACCTTTTAGCGCGCTGGATCCGGCCTTGCGTAACAGCCTGGCTCAAGTCTGCCTGCGCTGTCTGGAAGAAACCGGAGCGGCGCTGCTGTACGTCAGCCATCAACCTCGTGAATTGATGCAGGTTGCTGATTCCTGCCTGCTGCTGCAAAAGGGGCAAGGTCAGTTGTTTCAGCCTGTAGCCCCGGCGGATACCGCTGCCCGCGAGCGTCTGGCCGATTCTTTGTATGCCCAACTTTTGTCTCAGGAGGCTTTGACGCCATGA
- a CDS encoding ABC transporter permease, with product MKTKPHLTARSSRVWGLVGVVLILLCWQISAMLLGPLLMASPMETARAIPRLMMSGHFLNDAGASLLRVAVGVSVGCSIGFTLGILAAHSPRLRGLLEPLRWLLMAIPPVVVVVLAMLWFGLGSGMVIFMTVLMMVPGMYVNTVKGMLQVDRDLIEMSHVYRFGWWRRLRHLYLPSLTAPLTAALLIACCGGVRLVVMAEVLGAESGAGYALANARSTFDSAELYAWVVLILGLVAAIEFVLLQPLQRRLGQWREDSHA from the coding sequence ATGAAAACCAAGCCTCATTTAACAGCTCGTAGCTCTCGTGTCTGGGGCCTGGTGGGTGTGGTGCTGATCCTGCTGTGCTGGCAGATCAGCGCCATGCTTCTGGGGCCTTTACTGATGGCCTCGCCCATGGAAACTGCCCGCGCTATTCCACGTTTGATGATGTCCGGCCACTTTCTGAATGATGCAGGAGCCAGTTTGCTGCGCGTGGCGGTCGGCGTCAGCGTCGGCTGCTCCATCGGTTTCACGCTGGGCATTTTGGCGGCGCACAGCCCGCGGCTGCGCGGCTTGCTGGAACCTTTGCGCTGGCTGCTGATGGCGATCCCACCTGTAGTGGTTGTCGTGCTGGCCATGCTCTGGTTTGGTCTGGGTTCGGGCATGGTGATTTTCATGACGGTGCTGATGATGGTGCCGGGCATGTACGTGAACACCGTCAAAGGCATGTTGCAGGTAGATCGCGACCTGATCGAGATGAGCCACGTTTACCGCTTTGGCTGGTGGCGTCGTCTGCGCCACCTGTATCTGCCTTCTCTGACGGCCCCTTTGACGGCTGCCTTGCTGATCGCCTGCTGTGGCGGTGTGCGTCTGGTGGTGATGGCCGAAGTGTTGGGCGCAGAAAGTGGCGCAGGCTATGCCCTGGCCAATGCGCGCAGCACCTTTGACAGTGCTGAGCTGTATGCCTGGGTGGTGCTGATTCTGGGCTTGGTCGCTGCGATTGAATTTGTCTTGCTGCAACCCTTGCAGCGTCGTCTGGGGCAGTGGCGGGAGGACAGCCATGCTTGA
- a CDS encoding ABC transporter substrate-binding protein: MASLVTGAQAAPRYESLTLAGPGAVVSYPLMHMAKTQALSQYTDKLEFRLWQNPDQLRVLLAKKEVDYSAAPSNLSALMFNKGQAVKQLNISVWGILWLVSRDPAVKSFSDLAGKELLVPFQRDLPAVLLDTLLAKQAEPGKQAVRLRRTRDAQDAIALMLTGQGDQALLVEPTASLLLWQAGQKKVVLHRGQSLEQAWAEVFPSQQALPQAGVMANVTVAHDTELNQAVERAYAESARWCSQQPQACAQMVHGYLPQFPVPAIQTAIEKTRLDSRPASEIRPQLEALYQLLADSHPQALGGGLPAAGFYGP, from the coding sequence TTGGCCTCGCTTGTCACAGGTGCCCAGGCTGCGCCCCGTTACGAGTCCCTGACGCTGGCTGGCCCAGGTGCGGTGGTGTCCTATCCCTTGATGCATATGGCCAAGACCCAGGCCTTGAGTCAATACACGGACAAGCTGGAATTTCGTCTGTGGCAAAACCCGGATCAGTTGCGTGTTTTACTGGCCAAAAAAGAAGTGGATTACAGTGCTGCGCCCAGCAATTTGTCCGCCTTGATGTTCAACAAGGGGCAAGCCGTCAAGCAATTGAATATTTCGGTCTGGGGGATTTTGTGGCTGGTCAGCCGAGATCCTGCCGTCAAGAGTTTTAGCGATCTGGCCGGTAAAGAACTGCTGGTGCCATTCCAGCGTGACCTCCCTGCTGTCTTGCTGGATACCTTGCTAGCTAAACAAGCCGAGCCGGGCAAGCAAGCTGTGCGTTTGCGTCGTACCCGCGATGCGCAAGACGCCATCGCCTTGATGTTGACTGGGCAGGGCGATCAAGCCTTGCTGGTTGAGCCCACCGCGTCTTTGCTGTTGTGGCAGGCAGGGCAGAAGAAGGTGGTGCTGCATCGTGGCCAAAGTCTGGAGCAAGCCTGGGCGGAAGTGTTCCCTTCGCAACAGGCACTGCCCCAAGCGGGCGTGATGGCGAACGTCACCGTAGCTCACGATACCGAGCTGAATCAGGCCGTAGAGCGGGCGTATGCCGAGTCGGCCCGCTGGTGCAGCCAGCAGCCGCAAGCGTGTGCCCAAATGGTTCATGGCTATTTGCCGCAGTTCCCGGTTCCAGCCATTCAAACCGCCATTGAAAAGACACGCCTGGACAGTCGCCCGGCCAGTGAAATTCGCCCTCAACTGGAAGCTTTGTATCAATTGCTGGCGGATTCGCATCCCCAAGCCTTGGGGGGTGGTTTGCCTGCTGCCGGGTTTTATGGGCCATGA
- a CDS encoding Crp/Fnr family transcriptional regulator, translated as MTKVNMPGPCPALFELLARHRLLQGLPIEVIQHVCRDALAQHAYSGQILFDEGDEARYCLLVDSGQVEILRYSQNGDERVFHVFDSGQLVAEAAMFMPHGRYPMCARAKGAVHVYKLSRSSLQAACRRWPDLAMNMMAGLSSALYAQVNKVDWISASSAAERLANYLLNLQARQGENIQLPMNQRQLAAHLGIRAETLSRLFTDWQARGYVSGKRSDWQVRDQAHLLRLASPAQRSF; from the coding sequence ATGACAAAAGTCAACATGCCCGGCCCGTGCCCCGCTTTGTTTGAATTGCTGGCCCGCCATCGTCTCCTGCAAGGTCTGCCCATTGAGGTCATCCAACATGTGTGCCGTGACGCCTTGGCGCAACACGCCTATTCGGGGCAGATCCTGTTCGATGAAGGAGACGAGGCCCGCTATTGCTTGCTGGTCGACAGCGGCCAGGTAGAAATCCTGCGCTACAGCCAAAATGGCGACGAGCGTGTTTTTCACGTGTTCGATTCCGGTCAACTGGTGGCGGAAGCGGCCATGTTCATGCCCCATGGCCGCTACCCCATGTGCGCCCGCGCCAAAGGAGCCGTGCATGTTTACAAGCTCTCACGCAGCAGTTTGCAAGCAGCCTGCCGCCGCTGGCCCGACCTGGCCATGAACATGATGGCCGGCCTGAGCAGTGCCCTGTATGCACAGGTCAATAAAGTGGACTGGATTTCCGCCAGCTCGGCGGCCGAGCGCCTGGCGAACTACTTGCTGAACCTGCAAGCCCGCCAAGGGGAAAACATTCAGCTTCCCATGAACCAGCGACAACTGGCCGCCCATTTGGGTATACGGGCTGAAACCTTGAGCCGTTTGTTTACGGATTGGCAGGCGCGTGGCTATGTCAGTGGCAAACGCAGCGACTGGCAGGTACGCGACCAGGCCCATCTTCTACGCTTAGCCAGCCCTGCACAACGCTCCTTTTAG
- a CDS encoding DUF1971 domain-containing protein, which translates to MTPTLPQTDDTEADIRQLVTQFYAQVRQDTQLGPIFEHHVQDWDEHLDMLCDFWSAILLGTRRFKGAPIARHAALPELSWPLFERWLEIFHQTTANLGKPALQEKADAMADRIAAKLWQTYQAQSHQTRLPDTLPEGLERYSQSPVFTPDNLPEALRRAHNTKVGTWGLLRVQSGVLRFTLDQEPFTEVVLTTGQCVVIEPQVLHHVEFELPGRFQIEFFKHAR; encoded by the coding sequence ATGACACCCACGCTGCCGCAGACCGATGACACCGAAGCCGACATCCGCCAATTAGTGACCCAGTTCTACGCGCAGGTGCGGCAAGATACACAGCTAGGCCCGATTTTTGAGCACCATGTGCAGGACTGGGACGAGCATCTGGATATGCTGTGCGACTTCTGGTCGGCCATTTTGCTGGGCACACGCCGCTTCAAGGGCGCCCCGATTGCGCGCCATGCGGCCCTGCCCGAGTTATCCTGGCCCTTGTTTGAACGCTGGCTGGAAATTTTCCACCAAACCACGGCCAATCTGGGTAAACCCGCCCTGCAAGAAAAGGCAGACGCGATGGCAGACCGCATTGCCGCCAAACTTTGGCAAACCTATCAGGCGCAAAGCCATCAAACGCGCCTGCCCGACACCCTGCCCGAAGGGCTGGAACGCTACAGCCAATCCCCCGTTTTCACGCCGGACAATTTGCCCGAGGCCCTGCGCCGTGCCCACAACACCAAGGTCGGCACCTGGGGCCTGCTGCGGGTTCAATCCGGCGTACTACGCTTCACGCTGGATCAGGAGCCCTTTACCGAAGTGGTCCTGACTACCGGACAATGCGTAGTCATTGAACCCCAAGTCCTGCATCATGTGGAGTTTGAGCTGCCCGGTCGCTTTCAGATCGAATTCTTCAAACACGCCCGCTAA
- the fdnG gene encoding formate dehydrogenase-N subunit alpha, translating into MVNMNRRQFFKVTGASLASSSMVLLGAAPTPAMAEVRQYKLTRMTETRNTCPYCSVACGVLLYSRGDGAMNAEPSVVHIEGDADHPVNRGTLCPKGAGLVDFIKSPNRLKYPEYRAAGSDKWERISWEDAFSRIAKLMKEDRDANFQTTTEDGTVVNRWLTTGMLAASASSNEVGYVTHKVIRSMGVLAFDNQARVUHGPTVAGLAPTFGRGAMTNHWVDIKNADIVLIMGGNAAEAHPCGFKWVTEAKAHNNAKLIVVDPRFTRSASVADYYAPIRTGTDITFLGGVIKYLLDNDKIQHEYVRNYTDMPFIVREDFDFEQGLYSGYNEEKRSYDKSSWDYELGEDGYVKTDPTLQHPRSVYQLLRKHYERYTPEMVERVCGTPKDKFLKVCEMLASTAEPGRAGTILYALGWTQHTIGSQIIRTGAMVQLLLGNIGIAGGGMNALRGHSNIQGLTDLGLMSNLLPGYLTLPNQAEQEFDGYIGARAHQPLRPNQLSYWRNYKKFHVSLMKAWFGDAAQAENNWAYDYLPKLDKLYDMLQVFELMDEGKMTGYICQGFNPLAAAPYKAKLLRGFSKLKYMVIMDPLVTETSEFWKNYGEHNDVDSASIQTEVFRLPTTCFAEEEGALVNSGRWLQWHWKAANPPGEAKSDIEIMSTLFTHIRSLYQKEGGAFPDPILNLSWPYSNPHDPTAAELAKEYSGRALVDLVDPKDPTKIIRKAGEQLDGFAQLRDDGTTLSGCWIYAGAWTQQGNLMARRDNSDPTGIGQTLNWAWAWPANRRVLYNRASCDLNGKPFDPRRNLIHWDGKRWGGADVPDYKADENPADGMGPFIMNPEGVARFFARKGMAEGPFPEHYEPFESPLSYNPLSPDEPRAMTNPAARIFKDDLAAMGTVDKFPYVGTTYRLTEHFHYWTKHVKLNAIVQPEQFVEIGEELAKEVGIVQGDRVKVSSNRGYIKAVAVVTKRIKALNVDGKTVHQVGIPLHWGFVGLARPGFLINALTPPVGDGNSQTPETKAFLVQLEKVKE; encoded by the coding sequence ATGGTGAACATGAATCGGCGTCAGTTCTTCAAAGTGACGGGGGCCTCGCTGGCCAGTTCCAGCATGGTTTTGCTGGGCGCTGCGCCCACCCCCGCCATGGCGGAAGTCAGGCAGTACAAACTGACCCGCATGACAGAGACGCGAAATACCTGTCCTTACTGTTCTGTAGCCTGTGGAGTGCTGTTGTACTCCCGTGGTGACGGTGCCATGAATGCCGAGCCCAGTGTGGTTCACATCGAAGGCGACGCAGACCACCCGGTCAACCGTGGCACACTCTGTCCCAAGGGCGCAGGCTTGGTGGATTTCATCAAGAGCCCCAACCGACTCAAATACCCCGAATACCGCGCCGCCGGCTCGGACAAATGGGAGCGCATCTCCTGGGAAGACGCTTTCTCGCGTATTGCCAAGCTGATGAAAGAAGACCGCGACGCCAACTTCCAGACTACAACTGAAGACGGCACCGTCGTGAACCGCTGGCTGACCACGGGCATGCTGGCAGCTTCGGCCAGCAGTAACGAAGTGGGCTATGTCACCCATAAAGTCATCCGCAGCATGGGTGTTCTGGCGTTCGATAACCAAGCACGTGTCTGACACGGCCCGACGGTGGCAGGTCTTGCCCCGACGTTTGGCCGTGGAGCGATGACGAACCATTGGGTCGACATCAAGAACGCGGATATTGTGCTGATTATGGGCGGCAACGCAGCCGAGGCGCACCCCTGTGGTTTCAAATGGGTAACCGAGGCCAAAGCACACAACAATGCAAAACTGATCGTTGTGGATCCACGCTTTACGCGTTCGGCATCCGTGGCGGACTATTACGCGCCTATACGTACTGGTACCGACATCACCTTCCTGGGTGGCGTCATCAAATACCTGCTGGATAACGACAAAATCCAGCACGAATACGTGCGCAACTACACCGATATGCCCTTTATCGTGCGCGAAGACTTTGACTTCGAGCAAGGGCTGTATTCGGGCTACAACGAAGAAAAACGCAGCTACGACAAGTCCTCCTGGGACTACGAGCTGGGCGAGGACGGTTACGTCAAAACCGACCCCACCTTGCAACACCCACGCTCGGTGTACCAACTGCTGCGCAAGCACTACGAGCGCTACACGCCCGAGATGGTGGAACGCGTCTGTGGCACGCCCAAGGACAAGTTCCTGAAAGTCTGTGAAATGCTGGCCTCGACCGCGGAACCGGGTCGCGCGGGCACCATTCTGTATGCACTGGGCTGGACGCAACACACGATTGGGTCGCAAATCATCCGCACCGGCGCCATGGTCCAGTTGCTGCTGGGTAATATCGGTATTGCCGGTGGTGGCATGAACGCACTGCGCGGACACTCCAACATTCAGGGGCTGACCGACCTGGGTTTGATGTCCAACCTGCTACCGGGCTATCTGACCTTGCCCAACCAGGCCGAGCAAGAGTTTGACGGCTACATTGGTGCACGCGCCCACCAACCGCTCCGCCCGAACCAGTTGAGCTACTGGCGCAACTACAAGAAGTTCCACGTCAGCCTGATGAAAGCCTGGTTTGGTGATGCTGCCCAGGCCGAGAACAACTGGGCCTACGACTACCTGCCCAAGCTGGACAAGCTCTACGACATGCTGCAGGTGTTCGAGCTGATGGACGAAGGCAAGATGACGGGCTACATCTGTCAGGGCTTCAACCCCCTGGCGGCGGCTCCGTACAAGGCCAAACTACTGCGTGGTTTCTCCAAGCTCAAGTACATGGTCATCATGGACCCGCTGGTCACGGAAACGTCAGAGTTCTGGAAAAACTATGGCGAACACAATGATGTCGATTCCGCTTCCATCCAGACCGAAGTGTTCCGTCTGCCCACCACCTGTTTCGCCGAGGAAGAAGGCGCACTGGTGAACTCGGGCCGCTGGTTGCAATGGCACTGGAAGGCCGCCAACCCTCCGGGGGAGGCCAAGAGCGACATTGAGATCATGAGCACGCTGTTCACGCATATTCGCTCGCTGTACCAGAAAGAAGGCGGCGCCTTCCCTGACCCAATCCTGAACCTGTCCTGGCCGTACTCCAACCCGCACGATCCAACCGCTGCTGAACTGGCCAAGGAATACTCGGGGCGGGCACTGGTCGATCTGGTCGATCCCAAAGATCCGACCAAGATCATACGTAAGGCAGGCGAACAGCTCGATGGCTTTGCCCAATTGCGCGACGACGGCACCACGCTCAGTGGTTGCTGGATCTATGCCGGTGCCTGGACGCAGCAAGGCAACCTGATGGCTCGCCGCGACAATAGCGATCCAACCGGCATCGGCCAGACGCTGAACTGGGCCTGGGCCTGGCCAGCGAACCGCCGCGTGCTCTACAACCGTGCGTCCTGTGACCTGAACGGCAAGCCTTTTGACCCTCGCCGCAACCTGATTCACTGGGATGGAAAACGCTGGGGTGGTGCGGACGTCCCTGACTACAAGGCCGATGAAAATCCCGCTGATGGCATGGGCCCGTTCATCATGAACCCCGAAGGGGTGGCCCGCTTCTTTGCCCGCAAAGGCATGGCAGAAGGCCCGTTCCCCGAGCACTACGAGCCCTTTGAAAGCCCCTTGAGCTACAACCCGCTCAGTCCTGACGAGCCTCGTGCCATGACCAACCCGGCGGCGCGTATCTTCAAGGACGACCTGGCGGCCATGGGTACGGTAGACAAGTTCCCCTACGTGGGTACCACCTACCGCCTGACCGAGCACTTCCACTACTGGACCAAGCACGTGAAGCTGAACGCCATCGTGCAGCCCGAACAGTTTGTGGAAATTGGCGAGGAACTGGCCAAGGAAGTGGGCATTGTCCAGGGCGACCGCGTCAAGGTGTCCTCCAACCGGGGCTACATCAAGGCCGTGGCAGTCGTGACCAAGCGCATCAAGGCCCTGAACGTGGATGGCAAAACGGTCCACCAAGTGGGGATCCCGCTGCACTGGGGTTTTGTAGGTCTGGCCCGACCTGGTTTCCTGATCAATGCGCTGACACCGCCCGTAGGGGACGGCAACTCGCAAACGCCGGAGACCAAGGCCTTTTTGGTTCAACTTGAAAAGGTTAAGGAGTAA
- the fdxH gene encoding formate dehydrogenase subunit beta, with product MALQSLDIKRRSATTTPSPSVREPVGGEVAKLIDTSKCIGCKACQVACMEWNDTRDEIGHNVGVYDNPADLTDKSWTIMRFAEYENPAGDLEWLIRKDGCMHCEDPGCLKACPSPGAIVQYTNGIVDFHEENCIGCGYCVTGCPFDVPRISEKDKKAYKCTLCSDRVAVGQEPACAKTCPTGAIVFGTKEDMQHHAEERIEDLKSRGFENAGLYDPAGVGGTHVMYVLHHADKPELYSDLPKDPQISPMVSLWKGVAKPLGVAAMALTALVGFFHYIRTGPNETDEEDERRADEDARKIQEAHHD from the coding sequence ATGGCCTTGCAATCACTCGATATCAAACGGCGCTCTGCAACCACCACCCCATCGCCCAGCGTGCGCGAGCCCGTGGGCGGGGAGGTGGCCAAGCTGATCGACACCAGTAAGTGCATTGGCTGTAAGGCCTGTCAGGTCGCCTGCATGGAATGGAACGATACGCGCGACGAAATCGGCCACAACGTCGGGGTGTATGACAACCCGGCCGACCTGACCGACAAGTCCTGGACCATCATGCGCTTTGCGGAGTATGAAAACCCCGCTGGCGACCTGGAATGGCTGATTCGCAAAGACGGCTGTATGCACTGCGAGGACCCAGGCTGCCTGAAGGCCTGTCCCTCGCCGGGCGCCATCGTGCAGTACACCAACGGCATTGTGGATTTCCACGAAGAAAACTGCATTGGCTGCGGCTACTGCGTGACCGGCTGTCCTTTCGATGTGCCCCGCATTTCGGAAAAGGACAAGAAAGCCTACAAGTGCACCTTGTGTTCGGACCGTGTGGCGGTCGGACAGGAACCGGCCTGTGCCAAGACCTGTCCTACCGGCGCGATTGTTTTCGGTACGAAAGAAGACATGCAGCATCATGCTGAAGAGCGTATTGAGGACCTGAAATCGCGCGGCTTTGAAAACGCCGGTCTGTACGACCCGGCTGGAGTGGGCGGCACCCACGTCATGTATGTGCTGCATCACGCCGACAAGCCCGAGCTGTACAGCGACCTGCCCAAAGACCCGCAAATCAGTCCGATGGTCTCGCTCTGGAAGGGAGTAGCCAAACCGCTGGGGGTTGCAGCGATGGCACTGACCGCTCTGGTTGGTTTCTTCCACTACATCCGAACCGGCCCGAACGAGACTGACGAGGAAGACGAGCGCCGCGCCGACGAGGACGCCCGCAAGATCCAGGAGGCTCACCATGACTGA
- a CDS encoding formate dehydrogenase subunit gamma, with protein sequence MTDHNRKGLIQRYTASQRINHWIIAISFVLLTLSGLALFHPSMFWLTNLFGGGPWTRILHPFIGVVMFVCFFLFAARMVRHNMFSKGDAAWLRHFKDVLNAKDERIPEVGRYNAGQKILFFALVIFMIGLLATGVVMWREYFSAFFPIWAIRLASVLHAVCALLMICAIIVHIYAGIWVKGSVKAMTQGTVTRAWAWKHHRAWFREEMEKGPNRPAE encoded by the coding sequence ATGACTGATCACAACCGCAAAGGCCTGATTCAGCGTTACACCGCCAGTCAGCGCATTAATCACTGGATTATTGCCATAAGCTTTGTGCTGCTGACTTTGTCCGGGCTGGCGCTGTTTCATCCGTCCATGTTCTGGCTGACCAATCTGTTTGGCGGGGGCCCGTGGACACGCATTCTTCACCCGTTTATTGGCGTGGTGATGTTTGTGTGCTTTTTCCTGTTTGCGGCACGCATGGTACGGCACAATATGTTCTCCAAGGGTGATGCGGCCTGGCTGCGTCACTTCAAGGACGTGCTCAACGCCAAGGACGAGCGTATCCCCGAAGTAGGCCGCTATAACGCCGGGCAAAAAATCCTGTTTTTTGCGCTGGTGATCTTCATGATCGGCTTACTGGCAACGGGTGTGGTGATGTGGCGCGAATACTTTTCCGCCTTCTTCCCCATCTGGGCCATCCGCTTGGCCTCCGTGCTGCATGCGGTCTGCGCCCTGCTGATGATTTGCGCGATTATCGTGCACATCTACGCCGGTATCTGGGTAAAGGGTTCGGTCAAAGCCATGACCCAAGGCACAGTGACCCGTGCCTGGGCTTGGAAACACCACCGCGCCTGGTTCCGTGAAGAAATGGAAAAAGGTCCTAACCGTCCTGCCGAATAA
- the fdhE gene encoding formate dehydrogenase accessory protein FdhE encodes MQRILPRGEIESLDHTSIPRLRLPVRASVFADRAARLRQLAADNPVGAYLLLLAHLVDGQHKQLTALVPAELPADVLETAQQHGMPPLLASGWKRDPQWLSILSSLLHHMIQTSDVPAAAQEVCQGLLNKAESDPQKLEDLADAILAEQLPEQDGAAAPFVMAALQVYWTHLACSLTEGQLSVTSPFGVCPSCGSLPVSSVVRVGGREDGCRYMCCPRCSVEWHLVRVTCSHCESTKSVAYHAIEDGPEGIKAESCDNCHTYRKIFYQEKQLGIDPVADDLASLALDVLMGEEGYSRASGNPLLWQQS; translated from the coding sequence TTGCAACGCATCCTTCCGCGCGGCGAAATCGAAAGTCTGGACCACACCTCCATCCCCCGACTGCGCCTGCCTGTGCGAGCCAGCGTCTTTGCAGACCGGGCGGCGCGTCTGCGTCAATTGGCTGCCGACAATCCCGTTGGAGCCTATCTGCTCTTGCTGGCGCATCTGGTGGACGGGCAGCACAAGCAACTCACTGCGCTTGTCCCCGCCGAACTGCCTGCTGATGTGCTGGAAACGGCACAACAACACGGCATGCCGCCCTTGCTGGCCTCGGGCTGGAAGCGCGATCCGCAGTGGCTCAGTATTCTGAGCAGCTTGCTCCATCACATGATCCAGACCTCGGATGTGCCTGCGGCTGCCCAAGAGGTTTGCCAGGGCCTGCTTAACAAAGCCGAGTCTGACCCACAAAAGCTGGAAGATCTGGCTGACGCGATTCTGGCCGAGCAATTGCCAGAACAAGATGGTGCCGCCGCACCTTTTGTCATGGCCGCCTTGCAGGTCTACTGGACGCACCTGGCCTGTTCGCTGACCGAGGGCCAACTGTCTGTAACCAGCCCCTTTGGCGTATGCCCATCCTGCGGCAGCCTGCCCGTATCCAGCGTGGTGCGTGTCGGTGGTCGTGAAGATGGCTGCCGCTACATGTGCTGCCCCCGTTGCAGCGTGGAATGGCATCTGGTGCGTGTCACCTGCTCGCACTGCGAAAGCACCAAAAGCGTGGCTTATCACGCCATTGAAGATGGCCCGGAAGGGATCAAGGCCGAGTCCTGCGACAACTGCCACACCTACCGCAAAATCTTCTATCAGGAAAAGCAGTTGGGCATAGACCCGGTTGCGGACGACCTGGCCAGCCTGGCTCTGGACGTTCTGATGGGCGAAGAAGGCTATTCCCGCGCCAGCGGCAATCCACTTCTTTGGCAGCAGTCTTAA